The DNA segment CTACGTTTCTCAGTGACAAATTCTTCCGTGGGGAAATTACGTCACTCTATCTCATGGTCATCACAGGCATGCTCATCACGGTAGCTAGCGAAGACCTGGTAACACTTTTTGTTGGATTAGAGCTGTCTTCAATAGGGCTTTATGCTCTCGTTGGCTACTTAAATCCATCCAGAAGAAGTCAAGAGGGAGCAATTAAGTACTTCGTACTCGGATCATTTGCCGCTGCCTTGCTTCTATTTGGATTCGCCCTACTTTACGTGTCAACGGGTTCACTTCGATTGAGCGAGGTGAGTCAGGCAGTTCCAAAATTGATCGGACATAATTGGGTCAAAGTTGGTGTAGTGTTTTCGCTGGCTGGCCTCTCCTTCAAACTTGCCCTTGCTCCGTTTCACCTTTGGGCACCCGATGCTTATGAATCAGCGCCTACAGGGCTCACGGCCCTTATGGCTACCACAGTGAAAGCAATGGTCATTGTACTTGCCGCAAGATTCTTTGCCGGTAGCCTCGCCTCGGTCTATGAAGTTTGGCTGCCAGCTTTGATGTTTACGGCTGCGATCTCGATGATTCTTGGCAATATTATGGCATTGGTCCAATCGAGTCTGAAGCGCATGCTCGCGTATTCATCGATAGCCCACAGTGGTTACATGGCAATCGCAATTTGCGCTAGCAGTGGGAGCACAGGTAACTTGCCTGTTGCTGCGGTTCTCTACTACCTCGTTGGTTATACGATTATTTCACTCGGTGCCTTTAGTATTATCATGTGGTTAGAGAACAAAGATAACGACAACCTGCTACTCGATGACATCTCCGGCTTAGCCAAGACTCATCCGTGGGCAGCATTCGGTCTGGCTGTGTGTATGTTTAGTTTTGCTGGTATGCCACCGACGGTTGGTTTCATCGGTAAATTCTTTGTCTTCAATGCAGCGATGATTAATCATCTAACCGGCCTGGTTATTATCGGCGTGGTAGGGAGCTCGATCTCACTCTTTTACTACCTTAGGGTTATAGTCAGACTCTACATGTCTGAGCCTCTGCATCTACCCACCCCCCTTACCCCAACGCGGTCTTGGGTAGTCGCCACTGTAGTGGGAGTTACGGTTGCTGCGAACTTCGCTCTCGGTACCGTTTTGCCGGAAGCGGCGATGAGATTGATGGTAGATACCTCAAAAGAGGTCGCTTCTGCTCCCGTGTCCGAGAAGTCGGGAACAGTTGCCCACTAGCTCTTATTGGAAACGCTTGGCGATGGCGGCACGGAGTGCTTTGCCTTCGCCCACTCCGAGACCTACAGTGATCCCTAGGTAGCAGCCACCGAATGCCCCCAGTATCACGACACCAGCTGCAACAGGGTTTTGGCCGGTCGTAATCATTTTGGCACAAAAACCTACCGATGCGCTAAGTACGGTTGTAATGCTTAACTTCAGCAATAACTTTGGACTGAGTGACACATCTCCAACTACTTTCACAACAGCGAACCTTAATAGCACGAACTCGACCCAGCTTGAGAGTCCAGCTGCGCTTGTTAGCATGGCGGCCCCGGCGATCAGTGATAAGCCCAGGGCACGAGATAGAACTAAGGCAGCAGCTGCACCGAGTGACGCAGTTAAGCCGACCCTAAGACAGGCAAACTTTAGAGGAGTGCGAGAATCGCCAATAGCATAGAATGCCGTTGAGCAAAGTCGTCCCAGAGTTGATGGCAATAATCCGATGGCATATCCGCCTAAAATTAGCCAACCATCGGTGGCATCTTTGGTCGTAAAGGCACCAGTTTGATAGACAGCAGCTATGATGACATCACCTAAAACCACCATAGCGCCGACCGACGGGATCACAAAAAAAGCTACGCGAGCCAATCCTCGCTCTAATTTTTGCCTAATTTGCTGATGGATCAACTTTTGATTGCCAATTACGGATGACATGGCGGGAAGTTCCGCTGCAGAGACAGACATGCCAAACAAGGATATCGGTAGCAAATAAAGTGTTTGGGCATAGGCCATAGCGGAATAAATTGCCGGACCAAGAAAACTTGCAATGATGCCGTCGATATAGGCACTGACCTGGACAACGCCACGACTTGCAAGAACTGGTAGAAAATTTCTGATAACCCTCTGCACTGAAGGGTCCTTGATGGTGAACTGAATTTTCACACCCTTCAGCAATTTCCAAACTTTGGGTAGCTGCACGACAAGCTGCAGTAGACAGCCCACCACTGTCCCCCAAGCTACATCTTCAACCATGGCATATTTGGCGGCTAATCCGGAGTCCTGGGCAGCACCGGACCAAACCAGGGCCACGATAATCGACAGATTCCAAAGCACAGGCGCCAAGTAACTTAAAAGAAAGTAGCCATGACTGTTTAAGACCCCCAAGCACCACGCCGACATGACCAGTAAAGCGATACCTGGAAACATGATCCGGACAAGGTTTATGGTAAGCTGTCGTACCTCTGGAGCCTCAAAACCTGGCGCCAAAATATCAATCATAACTGGCGCAAACATAACTCCTAGCGCGGAAAGTATAGTAATAATGAGCAACAAAATGGTCGCCACAGATCCGGCAAGGCGCCGAGCTTCCTCTGTCTGGCCCTCAGCGTGGAGCCTCGCATACACAGGGATAAATGAAGCTGAAAGGACTCCTTCTCCGAATAAGTTTTGTAAGAAATTTGGGATGCGGAGTGCCGCCTTAAAAGCTCCAGCTGCAAGAGAATTGCCGAGGTAATGGGCAAATACCCGGTCTCTGACAAGGCCGGCTATGCGAGAAAGGAAAATCCCGACCGCGACGGCTATGGCTGCTGGGGTTTTAGGACGACCCACAAATTACTCCTCAATCTTCGGTTATTTGAGATTCTAACACTCTTGCGCCGCGGCAAGTTACTGATTACCGTAATCCTTATGTATCCAATTCTTTTAAGATACGGCTCATTCTTATTGCCATCTTGGCACGCGATGTATGCTATCGGGGCCCTGGCGTCACTTTGGCTGTTTTTGCGCCTTGCTCGCAAAAATGTTCCAAGTGTGACTTGGCCACAGCTGTCACGAGTCTTCGCAATTTGCTACGTTGCCGGTTACTTCGGTGCACGGCTGTTATCCATTTTGATTGAGGAACCAGAAGTTACGGGGATTCATGCAACACTCTTGGCCCTTTTCAGATTCGGTCCTATGACATTCTATGGCGGAGCCTTAGCAGCGGCACTTTGCGGTAGCATCTACGCCGCAAAAAACCGCTTGCCGCTCGTCGCCCTTTTTGACTGCGCAATTCCCGCTGGCCTTTTAGCTCTTGGGATAGGGCGTGTAGGATGCTTTTTAAACGGGGACGATTTCGGCAAGGCTGTACCAATGTCTACGGGAGAAGCCCCACCCTTTTGGGCGGTCGTATTGCCAAATTTAGGTGACCATATTCCGCGCTACCCCGTTCAACTCATGGAATCATCGTTAGCGCTGCTACTCTGCCTGGTATGTGTAGTTCGCGGCGATCGCCATGCGCCGCGCGGCCTTAGTGCTGTCCTGGGCATTGGTGGGTACGCAGCGATAAGATTCTTACTCGAATACCTGCGGGATGATTTTAGAGGCACGATACCCTGGACTCAACTCTCCACCTCCCAGGGTATCAGCCTTGCCTTGGTGACCGTCGTGGTTTTTGCGCTGTTAAGAATGCGCAAAATTACTTAACTAGGTGACGCAATAGCGCCCAAAGAGCCGGCCTCTCCACCTAGATCGGCGCCGTTATCGTCATCTATCGGCATTTCGGAGGCTGGCGCAGTATTTGCTCCTGCCACGGGCGGAGTCATACTTGCGAAAACGCTCACCGGCACGTGATAAATGACATCTGTACCCGCGCGGCGCACGAGGTAGTTTGCATTATCACTTTCAATCTTGAATACGTCGATTGATAGGGGTTTTTTCTTAGGATCGTCATATCCTAGGACGATATGATGCAGCGGAGCTGACCCTAGATTCTTGGCCTCAGGAGCTGACGGGGGAATAAACTTGTCAGTTTTGGCAAACTCTAAATCTACTACAAACGCGCGAATATGAGGCAAGTCAGAAGGCTTGTCTTTCACGTCTAACTTGAGAATCCCCTTTTCATCGAACTTTTCAGAATCACTCGAAGCGTACCAACTTCCCGCAATATTTTTATAGAGCTGTCCATCGATTGAAATAGACTTGGCACTTACCATGTCCGATTCTAATATCCGCCTGTTGCGAAAATCCATAATGTCACGCTTGTATTTGTCCCTTAGACCGTCACCTAATTCGTAAAGTGTGGGCTTTTGGTCAACAGAGGCGAATACTTTACCACCAAATTCTAGAAATTTAATTTCAGTTGGCACTCCGTTATCCGCATTGAGAACAACTGAGACTTCAGGCATGGTCAGAGCTGCTTTTAGAGTATCGTCCGGCGTGTCCACAAAGTTAGAGGCTCTTAGGTTGCCAAGATCTTCGACAAATTCCCGAACTGCGACACTGTCCGCCTGTAATTGTTCTGGAGCAACGATAGAATACTTGCCATCCACTCGGGGGAGCACGATTTCGGGCTCGCCGCGACGCTGATACCGTAGCGACTTCAACCTAGACTCATCAATTTTAACGATAGTCTTATCTCGGAATTCTGCTGCTGTTTTAGTGGTGGATACGAGAATGTGCTGACTCCCGATATATACTTTGTCGCTGTCACTGGTACGAAAGTATACCTCATAGCCTATTGGAGCTTTTTCCCCAATAAAGAGGGTCCAATCTGAGGGGTTTTGCCCTGAAGTCCTCATCCTTATAAAACGTTTCGGATGCGCAAGCCCGTAATCGGCCCAGCGACTTTTGTCATCACTTACCACCTTGGCAAAAGAGTAGCCCGTAACAGTCTTCACAAGATTATCAAGTGTGCCCGCATCGGCGGGCGCATCTACAGGTGACTTCAGTCGCCACAGTCCTTCAACCTTCGTTACCTCTACGTCGACTGGCTTTACGCCCTGTGCACTATGGTCGTCTTCAACTACGGGGATCGTTGTGTCCATTTCTGAGTGATATTGAAAATCAACGACATCTTCAGCCCTGAACTTAGTTAGCTTGTTCTTATTTTCCTCAAGCTCTTGATCCTTTTTTGTTTGCCATTCGTCCCAGGTAGCAACTCCACCTAGAGCAAGTAGGATCACCGCTAGTAAGCCGGAAATTTTTAGCTTTTTATTCACGCCCTTCTCCTCTTCAGCCAGGCAAGAGTGCCGCCGCCTAAGAATACGAACGGATATATAAAGGCAAGGAAAAGAAGGACTAATTGACTCTTGGCAGAGGTTAGCTGGATGGTGCTTTTAGTTGGGTCTTTCGGTCGAATAGAGATAAAATCCTCATCCTGAAGTAAGAAGTTGGTCATGTTCAAGAACATATCCCGATGCTCCGCCAATTGTGCGCCCTGATTCGCGGCAAAATCCACTGATCCAGTGGCCACAATGCGCGTTTCCTTAGTTTTTGGGGCACCTTCACCTTTTGCCGCATCTGTTTTGGTAGCTTTATCATCAGAACTTGCAGTTGCTAATGCAGGAGCCTGAGCTTTACCCGTGGACACCGCAATCACTGGAAACGAGCCTGTCTCCCAACGGTCTTCCGTAAGATTTTCTAAATCACTTGCGGATTTGACGTTTTTGACTCGGATCATATCCTTACTGGTCTTACCGACCATTTCGACCTTAAATTTATTTACGTTTTCCTTTAACTCTTCAAGCGAGCGAGTGTTACGAAAAACCAGCTGAACCTGTGACATCCGTGAAAAGTCCTTGGATATCGGGCTAAACTCATCAAACTCGCTGACAATAGCGTTGTTTTGGCCAATCATCTGCGCCCTAATGTCGTTAGGTGCCAGTATCAGTAAATCGTCCTGATACTTAAGACCAAATTTTTCCAAAAGTTTATTTAAAGAGGAAACAGGAACAAGTGCGTCGGTCATTACCAACAACGCGCCGCCTTGTTTCAGATAGTCCTCGAGAATTCTGGTTTCCTCTTCCTTGAATTCATACTTCGGTCCAGGGATGACAACGAGGTCTGCGTCTTCTGGAATTTTCGCAGTTTCTAGTAAAGACAGTTCCTCGACATTATCCTTATTACCTTCAAGTTCTGCAGCAATCTGCCCAAACCCCGTAGCATCGCTACCTTTTAGGGCGCCCTCGCCATGTCCCTTTGTAAAGTAGACTTTTTTCGTCTTATTCTTAAGCACACTAACTAGCGCATTAGTAACTTTCTCCTCACTAAATGCGGTTAGACGTTTTTCTTGACCCTTATATGTGAATATAGCTGTATTTGGATCGGTGATTTTTGCCGCTAATACGGCAGTGGGATTTGATCGTGGATCAATAAACTCAATCTTTAATACAGCGCCCTTTGCCTGATATAAATTAAGAGTGTCTCGCAAATCAGTCGCGACCTTCTCATCAGTGGTGAAAACCTTGACCGCAACATAATCTCCAGTATCTTTGATTTGTTGAACAACTTTGACAGATTGGTCTGACAAAGTGTTCAATTTGTCTCTGCTGAGATCTACACTTTTGTTAAACCTTGGGCGGGCCGCCAAGACGGCAACACCGACGATGATCAATGTACCCAGAAGTACCACCAAGCCGGAGCTTGCTCCGTACTTGGCACCTTTTCTTTGGAACAGTAACTTGAAATTATCGATGTCCATGATCACCCACAAGGTCACAATTGTTGCCGACAAAGCCCAGGTGAGTTGAAGAATCCATTGATGTTCAGGCAAAGCCGAGCCCACGGCGGTGCCGAGTGCAGCGACAAGTACAGCTAAGAAGGGCAAAATTAGTAGACCAGGTTTCATCTTAGCTTACCTCCAGCGCTGCGAGTCTAAAACGACGTTGGTAAAAAACAGGAAAAGAGCAGCAAAACAAACAAAGTAGGCGGTGTCATTGACCGTAAGCATGCCTTTGAAAAACATGTCTAAATGGTCTGTAGATGCAATATACTTGAGGACACCTTCAAATAGACTCCCACTGTTAAAACTAGGCGCCAGCCAGTTTAGTATCAAAAGCAGGAAGAGCCCAAACATCGTGAACAGAAATGCCATGAACTGGTTGGTTGTCATCGAGGACACCCACAGGCCAAATGCTAATTGGGCGCACATTAAAAGAAAGATCCCAAGGTAACTTGTCAAAATCAGGCTGCCATCAGGGTTACCAAAGGCTTTAATGTATAAGGGATAGACGGATGAACATGCGAGCACTAGCGCCAAAATAGCGGCCGTTGCGATAAACTTGCCGAGAACGATCTGGGTAGCTGTAACCGGCGAGGTTTGCAAGAGACGAATTGTTTGATTCCGCCTCTCCTCCGAGAAAGAGGACATAGTGACCGCTGGAATCACGAGCACCAAAATAAAGTGTAAATTGTAAAAAAGCGCGCGGAGTAATTGCTCTAAGGTTGGTGCTTCACCACCATACATCGGCGCCCGCTGGGTGATATCGACAAAGGTATGAAGAAAACTATAGAAGAAAACACCCATGAACCCTAGAAAGAAGAAGAAAATAGCGCAGCCTTTTGGGGATGCGAATGTGGCGCGTATATCACGCCATGCGATAGTAAATACTGCCGTCATTATTTTGTGACCTCCAAGAACTCATGTGTTTATTGTCATTAATGTGTAAGTTGAAAAAAAACATCTTCAAGGGAATGTGTCTTTAGCGTCAGCTCGCGAAGCCCGTAGCTGCCGTTCACCACTACTTTAGACACCTCGGTTATTACCTGCTCATCGGCAGCCTTGGCCAAACCGAATTCCAACTCACCATTTTTCGGATCAGTGAGTCTCACACCGCTCAATTGATTGATAGCGCCCAAATCGCGGGCCAATTGATCGACATTATTTGCGACGCGCATCCGGTATATGCGGCCCGCCTCAGCTTGGCGCGCTAACTCCTCTACGGAACCCTGCTGAACAACGACACCGTTATGGATAATGACGATTCGATCACAGGTGTTTTGCACCTCACTCAGGATGTGTGAACTGAGTATAATAGTATGCTGTCCCGCAAGGGATTTGATCAGCTCGCGAATGTGCAATATCTGATTAGGATCCAAACCCTCTGTTGGCTCATCTAGAATTAAAACCTCAGGGTTGTGCACAATAGCCTGTGCCAAAGCCACTCTCTGCCTATAACCTTTTGAAAGATTTCCAACCAAACGATGGCGTACATCGCCTAATGACAAGCGATCCAAAGCGTCATCGACTTGTTTACGCAATTGCACCGCCGGAACCTTGTGTAAACGTGCCGCGAATGTCACATAGTCAGCTACGCGCATTTCCAGATGGAGGGGGGCGACATCGGGTAAATAACCTAATCGTCTCTTAGCCTCCAAAGGCTGATCCATGATGTCAAAACCGGCTATCTTAGCCGATCCTGAATCTGCTCCTATGCAGCCACACATGATATCCATTGTTGTCGTCTTACCTGCACCGTTAGCGCCCAAAAATCCAACAATTTGACCTGGCTCAACCTTGAATGACACATCTCGTAGCGCCTGGATTGATCCAAATCGCTTAGTCAGACCGTTTACCTCGATCATGCGTCAACACCCCCAACCGACCCTTGGTTTGAAACTCTATGAGATCAAGACTATAGTTTTTAGATGAAACGATATTAAGATTCCATATTAGGCAGTTCGGACAGGTAGTCAAGAATGACAAAAAAATCTATTTCAGACCAAATTTTTTGGCCCCTAGGGCAGCAAGACTTCGAACACGCCTTACCTACTGGCTACAAACCTTCGACGTCTTTCCTGAACCAGCGGCGATTTCGCCAAAGGAGCCACAGAGTTTGGTTTTTTGTTCATCAGACAAAGGAGTGGGTAGGCTTGCTACTTGACTATCAATGCTAGCTGCTACCTTCTCCGCAATCCCCCCCCCCAACTGACCACGAAGTGCCTGCGTAGAGTCGCCAGATGCCGCGACTTTATCTTGGCCACTCCTAATACTTCCAAGCGCGGTAGTTAGGGTCGCTCGGACCGATGCAGGCGCCTTAGCCAACTGGGCAAATCCAGCATCGACAGCGGCAAGATCGTATACAGTTGCAGAAAACTGGGTCGTACGAGCAGAGGCGGAGCAAATCCCACTCGATGGCAGGATAGACTGCATTGTTTTATTCAAGCTACTGATGGCATTAATGTAGGTATCTGGATTATTAGCTGCTTGATTGCTTCCCGTGACTCGAGCAACCCTCAGCTGCAGATTGGTTTGCGGTGGAGATACGGTTGCGTAAGTGAATACCTGGTTGAAAATAACAGCTTCAGTCAGATGGGTAAATGCCCACAGGAAATGGGCCTGATCCGCGTATTGCCTCTCGCGCGTCGTACTATTGCATACTTGCCGCAGATCAAGCTTGCTACGCACACTTTCAGACACAAATGGGCACGTGGCTAAAACCGCCTCATTTAGATAATTTAATCGAGGCACTGAAGATCGGACAGTTTCAGCACAGGATGGAAGGATTAACGGCAAATCCTCTACAGTGCGATCTAGGGTACCGAGCGACTGAAGCTCATCCATAGTCAAGCCAATGGCTGTTTTGAGGGCTGTCATTGTGGCTGCAGCCCCCTCGCCACTTGCACCTTTAGCGGCGATCAGGGCTTGAGCCAAATTGAAAGGGTCGCCGCCGGCTAAGCCGAGATTGATGAAACCATATAGTATGGACGCCTGCTCAGATTCGGGATTCAAAGCTAGAGCGTTACTCGCGTGCCTGAGTGCGACATCAAACTTTCCACGGTCATAATTCGTCCTGGCCATATCGAGCTGATTCTCAAAGTCCTTCTTGTGCTCGCTAGGCACAGTACGACCAAGAATGTTTTGGTCCGCGCCGCACGCCAACAGCCGCAGAACCGCCATTAGTATAACCAGGATGCGCCACTGGCGCTTAGCAACCACCTGGCCAAGCTGTTGGAGAAGCGCTTGCATAGTCAAAGCCTACGATCAAGTTAGTACGGGCGGCCAATAACCCCGACCGCATGCTGAATTTTCTCAAGCTTTTCTCTGGCAAGGACTCTAGCTCTAGTTGATCCGGTGAGCACGATATCACGGAGATCATCAGGTCGTTTGATAAGCTCAAAATACCGATCACGCATAGGCCCGAAAACCGACTTGATCTTTTCAATAAGCTCAAGCTTCGCGTGGCCATAACCGAAACCTCCAGCCCTATATTTATCGGCCAATTGACCGACCTCAGCTGGGGAGCCTAAAAGCCTGTATAATGCGAACACGTTACAGCTGGAGGGATCTTTAGAATCCGCCAATGCGGCCGACCCCGTCACGATTGACATGACTTGCTTATGCCACTCTTTGTCAGTGGCAAAAATGGCGACAGTGTTGTTCTTAGACTTACTCATCTTCTCACCGTCTGTCCCTGGAACCACAGCCACATCGTCCGAGATCAATGGTTCTGGCAAATGCATCAAGGGCCCGTAACGGTTATTAAATCGCTGAGCAAAATCGCGCGTCATCTCTAAATGCTGCTTTTGATCCTGCCCCACTGGCACCACGTCAGCGTCAAACATAAGGATGTCTGCGGCCATCAGTACCGGATAGTTAAATACGCCCATGTTGACATCGATGCCTTTAGCCTGGGTATCCTTGAAGGAGTGAGCACGCGTCAGCATACCGTAAGGTGCCTGGCAACCTAGGATCCAAGCCAACTCGCATACCTCAGGGACCGCAGATTGAGCATAAAGGAGCCCTCTTTGTGGGTCCAGACCGCAAGCGAGCATAGTCGCAAGCAAGGTGAACGAATACTGCCTCGTTTCAGCGGCCGTATCAGAGCCGTTTAACGAGTGAAAATCGGCAAGAAAAAAGAAAAAATCGTACTGATTCTGTAGGTCAATGAGGGGCTTATAGGCGCCGAAATAATTACCTAAGTGTGGCGTCCCCGACGGACGCGAGCCGGTGAGAACGCGTTTTTTGGACTGTCCCATAGACCTCCCCAGTACCCAAAGAGGGCATACTACTCCTCAACCTCAAAAAAATCATTACACTATCTTCTCGCAGGAAAGAGAACCTGTTAATATTTAAGAGCTAGTTAACCAGTAGTCGACGCCAGGCTAGCGATGACTTCACCTGCCGGGCGTCGGAGTTTAACGGACAGGGAGACTCAAGCCGTGGAAGGTACCCTCACCAAAGACGCTCTGATTGAGATGATTCGTGACAAAGTCGGCTATCCTGTCAAGGAAGCCAAGGAGATCCTCGAGATCATCCTTGAGGAGATCAAATCTCGGCTAGAAGAAGGCAAAGAGGTCAAGATCTCTGGGTTCGGTAAATGGACCGTGAAAGAAAAACGCTCCCGTCCGGGCCGCAACCCCCACACAGGCGATCGGATTGAAATTTCCGCGCGCCGGGTTGTGACTTTTCACCCATCTGATAAACTTCGTGATTCGGTTAATAGCACCGTCAATCAAGGCGGCTAATTTTACCGACCCATGCGGTTTTATGCGGCTTACAAAAATTTACACCAAGATCGGTGACAAGGGGACCACGATGCTGGCTGATGGCACGATGGTCCCCAAGCATTCTTTACGCATTGAGACCTACGGAACGATTGATGAGCTCAACAGCTACCTAGGTTGGCTTCGCGATGTGCTCCGAGACACCGAACCTGGTAAATTTGCATCTCTGGTCTCACGCTTAACTTTGATACAGAATGAGATGCACGATTTGGGAGGTGAGCTCGCAACGCCCACCGACAGACTCAGGCCTGAGCGACAAAACTTGGTGTCTGCCGCGAGCGTTGGGCGCCTAGAGTCCGAAATCGATAGTTACAACGAGTCCTTACCAGCGCTGTCGAATTTTGTATTACCGGGCGGCCACCAAGCTAACTCAGCTGCCCACATCTGCCGCACCGTTTGCCGACGAGCGGAGCGACTCATCGTCCGCTTGGGCAGCGTTGAGGCATTGCGTGAAGAGCCACGCATCTATGTAAATCGACTTAGCGACTGGCTTTTTGTAGTTTCTCGGCACATCAGCATGACCCTAGGAGTGCCTGAGGTGCTGTGGAACCAAGGTGGAAAATCACGTCCCCATGACCAATCGTCAGTCCCCTAAAACTGCTTGGACATTGACAGTGGTTCTGCCAATTTTGGCAGCCATTGGCTGGTCGGCACACCCGGCACTCTTAGCCGCTTGGGCTATCTTTGACGCACCGTCTTTCACCCCGGAAGTGGTGCCTAATGGTGCCGATGAAGACCCCACCTTGAAACGACAGATCCAGCGTCATTTCCTACGCCATTACGTTTACATTCCAACAGACGACATCGTCTCTGTGAACCCAGATCCAATCCCAGCTAATGATACTGCGTCTTTAGTTATGCAAAAAGCCTGTGGCCGAGGTAGACTATTCGTCTGGATACCCTTCAAAATACGTCTACCCTTTGCTGGTGAAAAGGTCTTCGAGTGGTGTTGGAAACCGCAGACAAAGAACTCGTAACAGTTAATAATTTGGCGTCTGTAACATCAGACTCAGTTGAGTGCCGCATTCCACTAAGAGAGCGTTTTGCTAGCTTGAAAGAAAAACTCGGAGACGTTGAAGAACTGCTCGAGCAACTGATCGGTTGGACTCACGACATCGTCGGAACGGCGGAAATCGTGACTGCACACGAGAGGTTTCACTTAGAGAATGGCAAGGTTTTTCATGACGACCCATTCTATGACTCACGTACCACCTATTTCTTCGATCACTTTATTTTCGATCGAAAATTAAACGGACATGGATCCAACTGCGACACTTACTCTGGCTTAACGCCATGTCAACTCTTCCTCTCGCGAGCTCAGCAGGAGTCCCCTGCGCTCCCGATAGAGGTGGCAGAGGCCTTAGATTCTCTGAGTCATTTTAGGCATTCCCTGTACCAAATTCATAAAATATCTGAAAAGCAAATGACTCTAGTTGACTTAATCGATTCAGCACGAATTTCGATTCACGCTAAACCAAGGGAGCATTTCCGTGGAATTGAGAAAAAAACAATCCTTCAAGGATATGTTTTCAATCTTGGCACATTCCACTACTTGAGCTCCGGGATTGTACTCCACCCGCTAAAAGCTAACCGGCTGATTAAAAAGCTAATCAAGCAAAGCCTAAAGGATGGGCATAATCGCAAACAAGTTCTACCCTTACTGGCTAACTTACAATTGCGATACCTGCGTCACAAACACGTGCATCCAAAGCTCATCTACAAAAATCAAGCCCCCTAAATTGAATCATCTAAACAAAGTGCTCCCCCTTGCCGATGAAGCAAGGGACGATTTGGAGCACTATGAGCAATCCGCTGAAA comes from the Deltaproteobacteria bacterium genome and includes:
- a CDS encoding NADH-quinone oxidoreductase subunit N, translated to MNFNIPSLTSEFYLTTSPVLILCIGALISMLQGVSRHLGSEKAVYTVLVLSLVAALAATLATTPGVETFYLGGSYLAGVLSRFGQGLILTVALIVALLFKSTFLSDKFFRGEITSLYLMVITGMLITVASEDLVTLFVGLELSSIGLYALVGYLNPSRRSQEGAIKYFVLGSFAAALLLFGFALLYVSTGSLRLSEVSQAVPKLIGHNWVKVGVVFSLAGLSFKLALAPFHLWAPDAYESAPTGLTALMATTVKAMVIVLAARFFAGSLASVYEVWLPALMFTAAISMILGNIMALVQSSLKRMLAYSSIAHSGYMAIAICASSGSTGNLPVAAVLYYLVGYTIISLGAFSIIMWLENKDNDNLLLDDISGLAKTHPWAAFGLAVCMFSFAGMPPTVGFIGKFFVFNAAMINHLTGLVIIGVVGSSISLFYYLRVIVRLYMSEPLHLPTPLTPTRSWVVATVVGVTVAANFALGTVLPEAAMRLMVDTSKEVASAPVSEKSGTVAH
- the murJ gene encoding murein biosynthesis integral membrane protein MurJ, encoding MAVAVGIFLSRIAGLVRDRVFAHYLGNSLAAGAFKAALRIPNFLQNLFGEGVLSASFIPVYARLHAEGQTEEARRLAGSVATILLLIITILSALGVMFAPVMIDILAPGFEAPEVRQLTINLVRIMFPGIALLVMSAWCLGVLNSHGYFLLSYLAPVLWNLSIIVALVWSGAAQDSGLAAKYAMVEDVAWGTVVGCLLQLVVQLPKVWKLLKGVKIQFTIKDPSVQRVIRNFLPVLASRGVVQVSAYIDGIIASFLGPAIYSAMAYAQTLYLLPISLFGMSVSAAELPAMSSVIGNQKLIHQQIRQKLERGLARVAFFVIPSVGAMVVLGDVIIAAVYQTGAFTTKDATDGWLILGGYAIGLLPSTLGRLCSTAFYAIGDSRTPLKFACLRVGLTASLGAAAALVLSRALGLSLIAGAAMLTSAAGLSSWVEFVLLRFAVVKVVGDVSLSPKLLLKLSITTVLSASVGFCAKMITTGQNPVAAGVVILGAFGGCYLGITVGLGVGEGKALRAAIAKRFQ
- a CDS encoding DUF4340 domain-containing protein, with amino-acid sequence MNKKLKISGLLAVILLALGGVATWDEWQTKKDQELEENKNKLTKFRAEDVVDFQYHSEMDTTIPVVEDDHSAQGVKPVDVEVTKVEGLWRLKSPVDAPADAGTLDNLVKTVTGYSFAKVVSDDKSRWADYGLAHPKRFIRMRTSGQNPSDWTLFIGEKAPIGYEVYFRTSDSDKVYIGSQHILVSTTKTAAEFRDKTIVKIDESRLKSLRYQRRGEPEIVLPRVDGKYSIVAPEQLQADSVAVREFVEDLGNLRASNFVDTPDDTLKAALTMPEVSVVLNADNGVPTEIKFLEFGGKVFASVDQKPTLYELGDGLRDKYKRDIMDFRNRRILESDMVSAKSISIDGQLYKNIAGSWYASSDSEKFDEKGILKLDVKDKPSDLPHIRAFVVDLEFAKTDKFIPPSAPEAKNLGSAPLHHIVLGYDDPKKKPLSIDVFKIESDNANYLVRRAGTDVIYHVPVSVFASMTPPVAGANTAPASEMPIDDDNGADLGGEAGSLGAIASPS
- a CDS encoding ABC transporter ATP-binding protein; translation: MIEVNGLTKRFGSIQALRDVSFKVEPGQIVGFLGANGAGKTTTMDIMCGCIGADSGSAKIAGFDIMDQPLEAKRRLGYLPDVAPLHLEMRVADYVTFAARLHKVPAVQLRKQVDDALDRLSLGDVRHRLVGNLSKGYRQRVALAQAIVHNPEVLILDEPTEGLDPNQILHIRELIKSLAGQHTIILSSHILSEVQNTCDRIVIIHNGVVVQQGSVEELARQAEAGRIYRMRVANNVDQLARDLGAINQLSGVRLTDPKNGELEFGLAKAADEQVITEVSKVVVNGSYGLRELTLKTHSLEDVFFQLTH
- the trpS gene encoding tryptophan--tRNA ligase, with the protein product MGQSKKRVLTGSRPSGTPHLGNYFGAYKPLIDLQNQYDFFFFLADFHSLNGSDTAAETRQYSFTLLATMLACGLDPQRGLLYAQSAVPEVCELAWILGCQAPYGMLTRAHSFKDTQAKGIDVNMGVFNYPVLMAADILMFDADVVPVGQDQKQHLEMTRDFAQRFNNRYGPLMHLPEPLISDDVAVVPGTDGEKMSKSKNNTVAIFATDKEWHKQVMSIVTGSAALADSKDPSSCNVFALYRLLGSPAEVGQLADKYRAGGFGYGHAKLELIEKIKSVFGPMRDRYFELIKRPDDLRDIVLTGSTRARVLAREKLEKIQHAVGVIGRPY
- a CDS encoding integration host factor subunit alpha; translated protein: MTSPAGRRSLTDRETQAVEGTLTKDALIEMIRDKVGYPVKEAKEILEIILEEIKSRLEEGKEVKISGFGKWTVKEKRSRPGRNPHTGDRIEISARRVVTFHPSDKLRDSVNSTVNQGG